A region of the Deinococcus psychrotolerans genome:
GCGCTCGCGAAGCACCGGAAACGCCTCGTAAGCGCGTTCGGTGGTCCAGCCGCCGGGGCGGGCGGGTGGCAGTTCCAGATTCTCGCGTACGGTCAGGGTGCTCATGATGGCGCGTTCCTCCGGCACCCAGGCCAGCCCACGCGCGGCGACGCGGTTGCTGGGCAGGCGCAGGATGTCCTGCCCGTCAAAGGTGACGCTGCCGGTGCGCGAACGGAGCGCCCCCATGATGCTGCGCAGGGTGGTGGTTTTGCCCGCTCCGTTGCGCCCGATCAGACTGACAATCTCGCCCGGCTGGACGTGCAGGTTAACGCCGTGTAGAACGTGACTTTGGCCGTAGTAAGCGTTCAGATCACGCACGTCCAGCAGTGGCGGGACAGAAGGTGGCGGGGTGCTGACCGCTGACATGTGCGGCGCGGTCATTCGTCACCCTCATCGCCCAGATAGGCCTCGATCACGCGGGGATCCTGGCGAACCTCGTCGTAACTCCCGCTCGCCAGGAGTGAGCCGTACTGCAACACCGTGATGCGGTCGGCCAGTTCCGAAACCACACTCATGTTGTGTTCCACCAGCACCACCGTGCGCCCCTGCGCCACCTGCCGCACCAGCGCTTTCACGCGGTCAATGCCCTCCGAGCCCATGCCGGAGGTGGGTTCGTCCAGCAGCAGCACGCGCGGTTCCTGGGTCAGCGAGATGCCGATTTCCAG
Encoded here:
- a CDS encoding ABC transporter ATP-binding protein — encoded protein: MTAPHMSAVSTPPPSVPPLLDVRDLNAYYGQSHVLHGVNLHVQPGEIVSLIGRNGAGKTTTLRSIMGALRSRTGSVTFDGQDILRLPSNRVAARGLAWVPEERAIMSTLTVRENLELPPARPGGWTTERAYEAFPVLRERGHHPGSKLSGGEQQMLAIVRVLRSAPRLLLLDEPSEGLAPVIVQRIGDIIQKLRTEGLSVLLVEQNLKFATRLADRHYVFVDGQIVDEVSRADAVARREDLLKYLSV